The Methanospirillum lacunae genome has a window encoding:
- the pseF gene encoding pseudaminic acid cytidylyltransferase, with protein MYKDQKGNNRFSCLAIIPARGGSKRIPRKNVLDFCGLPIIVYTIQAALKSGLFRQVIVSTDDPEIAEVSKQFGAEIPFIRTHSLADDYTPVSEVTLDALNQIDPEGTKFNFIAQLMSNCPLRTEEDIINSFTQFRTEDADSQISITHYGWQNPWWAMKRDSRKMMHPIFEDRVKERSQDLPELFCPTGAIWWISADALRREKTFHCENKTGWEIAWDHGVDIDTEDDWNMAEMLMKNRNGLL; from the coding sequence ATGTATAAGGATCAAAAAGGAAATAATCGTTTTTCATGTCTTGCAATCATTCCTGCTCGAGGAGGTTCAAAACGAATACCTCGGAAAAATGTCCTCGATTTTTGTGGACTTCCTATCATTGTATACACCATACAGGCAGCTCTAAAATCAGGGCTCTTTAGGCAGGTAATTGTGTCGACGGATGACCCAGAAATTGCAGAAGTCTCAAAACAATTTGGTGCTGAAATTCCGTTTATCCGTACTCATTCTCTTGCTGATGATTATACTCCAGTATCAGAAGTAACATTAGATGCCTTAAATCAAATTGATCCTGAAGGAACGAAATTTAATTTTATTGCCCAATTAATGTCAAATTGCCCTTTAAGAACTGAAGAGGATATAATAAATAGTTTTACACAATTCAGAACGGAGGATGCAGATTCTCAAATTTCAATAACCCATTATGGATGGCAAAATCCATGGTGGGCAATGAAAAGAGATAGTCGGAAAATGATGCATCCCATTTTTGAGGATAGAGTTAAAGAAAGAAGTCAGGATCTTCCAGAGTTATTTTGTCCTACTGGGGCTATCTGGTGGATCTCTGCAGATGCATTAAGACGCGAAAAGACATTCCATTGCGAAAACAAAACCGGATGGGAGATAGCTTGGGATCATGGAGTTGATATCGACACTGAAGATGACTGGAACATGGCAGAAATGCTCATGAAAAATCGGAATGGATTACTTTGA